The genome window AGCCACTCCAGAAGCACCCGCAACTGACGAGCTAGACCTCTTCTCCGAATCGGACGAGGATGAGAAAGCATAAGTAACACGCCTCCAAGCATTCCAAACAAAGGCCGTTCCGCAAGGAACGGCCTTTTTTGTGATGAATTCGCAGGGTCACAATTCACCACGACTGCTCATGGCACCCGCGTTCCACAGGAGAGATGAACCTAAATACGGCAGTAGGCTTAAGTTCAATTTTAGAAACCACGAATTGACACGACGTAGGTCTGCGGCACGACTGAGCTCGCCGAAGTCCGGAGATGGCGAAGCAATCTGACAGGTCGCCAAAATGGCGAAGAGCTTCTTACCCTTAGCTCACATCCATGAGCTATATAAGTATTTGTGAGCATGCGCTTTCTGGGATTTATTCGCGTGGATCTGCGTAGATTGCTACGCCATCTACGGCAGACCTCCGTCGTAGTTTTAACTCACCTTTTTAGGTTTATTTAGGATGAACTGAACTCCCCCTCCCGCCGATAAAGGCGAGTAAGCCCAAGCCTACCCTCCATTACACAGAAAAGCCCCCAGTCGATTAGGACTGAGGGCTTAAAAAATGGAGCGAGCGAAGAGGTTCGAACTCTCGACATCCACCTTGGCAAGGTGGTGCTCTACCAATTGAGCTACGCTCGCTTCTTTGGAAGAAGTCGCAAAGAATTCTAAATTCGCGGCTCCTGTCAATGCGTTTTCAAAAAAAAATTATTTTGTCAGATCTAAATCAATTGTCAGCTTACGGCGCACCGTATCTGGCAACGCAAATAAGTTGTTCTCACGCAACGCATCAGCGATCTCATCACTCATTAAGACACGGTGTAATTCTTGGACCCGTGCTTCGTCGCGAGCGTTATAAATAATATAGAATGCCAAGCGGATCGGATAGTCACCATAGTGGACATTGTCATCTGTAGGCCCAAAAGCGGGACCGTCAGCCTCGCTAGAGATCATCAGCGCTTTGACCTTCTTGTTCTTTGGCAAACGTGGCATAATTGCGATCGATGCCGCATCGGAAACCAATAACTCTTCCACCTCGGCATCTTTCACCTCGGCGACTGTCGTTTTCATATGCCCTCCGCTAAGAACCGAAAACTTAAACAATTCGAGCGATATACTCTCTTCGGTCTGTGCGGCAAGTGGCTTAATCGAGCGATTCCCCCAACCGGAAAGCCCCATATCTCCCCAAGATGTGTAGTTA of Lentimonas sp. CC4 contains these proteins:
- a CDS encoding substrate-binding domain-containing protein; translated protein: MLSRLSFFFLAAAVVAPVGAEEIRIAASDLLADFITEPLQVYGAEHTIKFEIDSIGSLPALDQLRSDEIDVAIIAVPENAVVPRDEFKVFPFAYDVAVVAVNESNPIDEMSMARLGGIFGSDEEFNYTSWGDMGLSGWGNRSIKPLAAQTEESISLELFKFSVLSGGHMKTTVAEVKDAEVEELLVSDAASIAIMPRLPKNKKVKALMISSEADGPAFGPTDDNVHYGDYPIRLAFYIIYNARDEARVQELHRVLMSDEIADALRENNLFALPDTVRRKLTIDLDLTK